One Nicotiana tomentosiformis chromosome 4, ASM39032v3, whole genome shotgun sequence genomic window carries:
- the LOC104106382 gene encoding uncharacterized protein, producing the protein MESSSSILKERDRLYEFKDWFSTDCYWKGDRNFKQTISSFLSVTQMDMLKNGVFGKFFELDEVSHSGNLTHCMLLSQLFYKDKSKIIFKVFGHDVAFTEEDFHTITGHKIEASDYSFVDVRENRLKEWYFPEVKKEFEVDVCVDVEVCDEDAVKLAQIYLLEAILLGKFESQNISNRSMKIIDDEELCVSFPWGSFCFDELIDSLLHLLTTDSVKKKSMGRIPSYTMLGFPFLFNV; encoded by the exons ATGGAATCTTCAAGTAGTATATTGAAG GAGAGAGATAGATTATATGAGTTTAAGGATTGGTTTTCTACTGATTGTTACTGGAAAGGTGATAGAAATTTTAAGCAAACTATTTCATCCTTTTTGTCGGTAACACAAATGGATATGTTGAAGAACGGTGTATTTGGGAAATTTTTTGAGTTGGATGAAGTTAGTCACTCTGGGAATTTGACTCATTGTATGTTGCTCTCTCAACTTTTCTACAAGGATAAaagcaaaattatttttaaagtttTTGGGCATGATGTGGCATTTACAGAAGAGGATTTCCACACTATTACTGGACATAAGATTGAGGCATCCGATTATAGTTTTGTTGATGTTAGAGAGAACCGTTTGAAGGAATGGTATTTCCCTGAAGTGAAAAAGGAGTTTGAAG TTGATGTATGTGTTGATGTCGAGGTCTGCGATGAAGATGCAGTAAAGCTTGCTCAGATTTATCTATTAGAAGCCATTCTATTGGGTAAATTTGAAAGTCAAAATATTAGCAATCGTTCTATGAAAATCATTGACGACGAAGAGCTTTGTGTTTCTTTTCCATGGGGCAGTTTCTGTTTTGATGAGCTTATTGATAGTTTGTTGCATCTTTTAACAACTGATTCAGTGAAAAAGAAATCAATGGGTAGGATCCCATCTTATACGATGCTTGGATTCCCATTTTTGTTCAATGTATAG